The Leptolyngbya sp. 'hensonii' genome window below encodes:
- a CDS encoding glutamate-5-semialdehyde dehydrogenase → MDSNLPDFTTIVRRVFQASLELAAIKGADRSRALQAMAQALKRYQNDILEANTLDLEASREMAIPELVLDWLKLTPERIQTTLQILQRLSELPDPLGRMLNATYQLAHSHAYCQPMPLGVIALVYEAFPDLAVIAAGLCLKTGNCLILKGGSEASQSNAVIAQVLQSAIREVGLPEGCLELLPSDQGGSIRDLVTQDRYVNLIIPYGRPSLIQQVIRQATAPVLRSAMGNCYLYWSPSGSLETARWMIIDSHQSEPDPVNAIEKVLIHKEHNRSSLTMLWNSLKEKGFQLRVDLFLQEEFPDLRLAEEGDWNTAYLDRIVAFKTIESLASAISWINRYSSGHADCLVTESYQESRQFAQGINSASTYINASPRFSRNSRHGDAIFLGMSNQRGHRRGMIGTDALTTVKYIVQGGD, encoded by the coding sequence GTGGACAGTAACTTACCGGACTTTACGACTATTGTTCGACGGGTCTTTCAGGCCTCCCTGGAGTTGGCTGCAATTAAAGGGGCGGATCGAAGCCGCGCTTTGCAGGCCATGGCTCAGGCCCTCAAGCGTTACCAGAACGATATTCTGGAAGCGAACACCCTGGATCTGGAAGCCAGTCGAGAGATGGCCATCCCTGAACTGGTTCTGGATTGGTTGAAGTTGACACCAGAGCGAATTCAGACCACGCTACAAATTCTGCAGCGCCTCTCAGAACTTCCCGATCCCCTGGGTCGCATGCTCAATGCAACCTACCAACTGGCCCATTCCCACGCCTATTGTCAACCCATGCCCCTGGGTGTGATTGCCTTGGTCTATGAAGCCTTTCCTGATCTGGCAGTGATCGCAGCGGGGCTCTGCTTAAAAACCGGAAATTGCTTGATTTTGAAGGGAGGGAGTGAGGCCAGCCAATCCAATGCTGTGATAGCCCAGGTGTTGCAATCTGCTATTCGGGAGGTGGGTCTGCCAGAGGGCTGCCTCGAATTGCTGCCCTCGGATCAGGGTGGGTCGATTCGGGATCTGGTTACCCAGGATCGCTATGTCAACTTAATTATTCCCTATGGTCGTCCTAGTCTGATTCAGCAGGTTATACGGCAGGCCACTGCCCCTGTGCTGCGATCGGCCATGGGCAACTGTTACCTGTACTGGTCTCCTTCAGGGAGTTTGGAGACCGCCCGCTGGATGATTATCGATAGTCACCAGAGTGAACCGGACCCCGTCAATGCAATTGAAAAAGTTCTGATTCACAAGGAGCACAACCGCTCATCACTGACGATGCTATGGAACAGTTTGAAGGAAAAAGGCTTTCAACTGCGGGTAGACCTTTTCTTGCAGGAAGAATTTCCGGATCTGAGACTGGCAGAGGAGGGCGATTGGAATACGGCCTATCTGGATAGGATTGTGGCGTTTAAGACGATCGAGAGTTTGGCATCCGCCATCTCCTGGATTAACCGCTATAGTAGCGGCCATGCTGACTGCCTGGTCACGGAGTCTTATCAGGAGAGTCGGCAGTTTGCCCAGGGGATCAACAGTGCCTCAACCTACATCAATGCCTCACCCCGCTTCTCGCGCAACTCCAGACACGGAGATGCCATTTTCCTGGGTATGTCTAATCAGCGGGGCCATCGTCGGGGCATGATTGGGACAGATGCCCTGACCACAGTGAAGTATATTGTTCAGGGCGGCGATTAA